In Magnolia sinica isolate HGM2019 chromosome 16, MsV1, whole genome shotgun sequence, the genomic window GCACTCCATGAAACTTTCAGGGCCCAACTTTTATGCTGAtcctaccagagttttggatcagggtataGGTTGGGatctaggggtttcatggggtagTATATattgagagagaggaatgctcacctgtacACCACCTTACCTAAGCACCCGTGTCttgggcacagaatctgaacggtcaACACAATGCGGcacccatgtgtgtgtgtgtgtgtgtgtgtctttttATTCTCCTGGATTTTTTATCAGATGCTGTCGGGGTCATCTCGCCGGTTGGACTATATGGACAGGTTGGGTTGGGTGTGGTTCAAGCTGAGCTGGACCCATGTACTTATACAGGCATTTCTAGCCCGAGCCCAATTCATTGCAATTTAGCTTGGCCCGAACATGCATTAGAAGCGGGTCAGGCCAGATCTCAGACTGCGGTGAGATACTTATCGAGGATGAGGCCTCGGATAAGAATGATTGGTGAAATAAGGTTGGTTTCATGTGCAAATCAATCTCTGCTGTACACTATTCAAGACATATTAACAAAGGATTTTATCTCCCTTACAAAACACCACTAAGATCGTTGATGGCCCACTTAGAGAATCATCACATGCTTAGGCAACACTCGAAGATCAGTCCAATCTGGTCATCAGGTGAGCTACTAGGTTATGAAAGAAACAGACggctagaagaagaagaagaaaaaagaagatgatTGATGGATCACATTCGAGGTATACGTGGCCCAAGTGATGACTGGACCAGCCTAATTCTCAGGCCGCAGCACATGCGTGGCGGGGACCCTGATGAATGACCTACATAACATATACGTGCCAGTTTGGCACATGTGGCGAGAGTAGGATTGGAATGGTTATTCTTAAGAGTAGCCTTTCTCTCAAGTCCTTCCTTTCTTGGCAATCGTTGCTAACTTGCACAATGAGAGATCAAGTACTGTtccctcatcaggtgggtcacattccATGAAAAAAGAAGGATGGTTTAAAAGATGGCCTACACTATACATCCAAcattgacccacctgatgagtggggcATCTTGATCTTTGAGCAATTGCATCAGCACAATGGAACTAGCtcgatgagcggcttggatcttgcaaaAGCGGCACATGCTGACAAGCTCGCCTGTGTTCTAACTTCTAAGGTGTGCATGGAattagtaaaaataaataaataaatagagagaaaatttttttttaaaaaaaaaaaaaaaaaaaaaaaaactgtttctaCATTGTACCGACTCATCCATATTCAAGACTTCAGATCATTTCACGGAAAACCAGACTGGTTCTTACCCACATTGAAGGAGCTTGTTATAGAATTAGTctgcgtttggttgcactatTGAATTAAATAGCGAAATTTCAGTTTAATCAATCAAGAAGAATGACAAACAATTTAATGGTGTTTTCCAAGAATAACCATTCATTAAATTGCAGCTATATTCCCctcaaatccaacttgaaagtaacctAATTTCTGTTGAGAGCCTTAAGACCATCACCATGAATGTTAAGTAGAGTACAATTCAGATAGTCTCAATTTCTAAGACCAATacttgcaattcaatttgatagttcATCCAAACACGCCATTCGTATAGTAAGGAAAATCAGTGAGAATCTACTCCAGAGTAAACACAGTCACATTACATAAAAATGTAACCCAAAGAAAGCAAAATCCATGAACCTGTCCAACACTCTTTGAGGCCTTCAGAAGGTCTACTATAGCTTGCTTGAGACAGATAAGTCTTTAGATAAGACAGGACTACAATGCACGTGCAAGGTTGCGTGCATCATTTCCCACCATTGAATGAAACTTAATGGGAATCTATAaagatttcaaaattcaaaacttCAAAACTCATTTTTTAAATGCAAGTCAAGGTGCTCACCCATGATTGTTAGATGGTGGGAGATCTCCATGCACACCAAGGACTCCATAGGTTGTGATGCATTTGAATGTTGTAAAAACTAAAGAGTATTCCAATATTAGTAGGTAAGTTACATGCACAAGCTACTCAACAAACTAGGTAGTCAATGTACCAGATACAAGGGTTTCTTAGACATGGTTTCAGTACTCTTCCTTCAGATCTTGAAGCTCAAATCCTCCACCCATACTAataccaccatgatatatggcaTGTCATCCAGACATACCCATGTTCAACACTAAACATATTAAGCATAGAACCACAAGACATACATACATACCATGATGTAAGATACTTCAGAATGGATGCCTCATCCATGTCATACCCGTACGTGTTCCATACTCACAAATTAAGCATAGAATTACAAGATATACATACATACCATTTCTATGCATTCATCCATACTAATAATCTAATACAACCATGATATAAGATACTGTAAAATATgcctcatccatgacatgcccaTGTTCAGTAAACAGACATTACGATAGAATcacaatatatatacatacacacatacatacattccTCATCCATGACATTCCCATGTTACTTAGATATTAAGATAGAATCACaagacatatacatacatacatatctagCTATACACCACCATGGCCCAAGATACTTCAAAATGGATGCCTCATCCATGACATACCCATGTTCAGTACTTAGACATTAAGATCACaagacatatacatacatacataaatatcTAACTATACATCCATACCCTCGACACCATTATGGTGCAAGATACTTCAAAATGGATGCCTCATCCATGATATACCCATGTTCAGTACTTACTAAGCCTAGAATCACAAGACATACATGCTGCATCTAGCTATAGCCATGCTAATACGCCATGGTCCATATTTCAAAATGGGTGCATCATCCATGGCAAACCCATGTTCAATATTTCAATAGCATATGAGGAGTAGGAGGCATATCCATGTTCAATACTTCAGTAGTATCAACGGTAGGAGGTATTTACATGTCAatactcaactctctctctctctctctctctctctctctctctctctctctctctctctctctctctctctctgacttgCTCATGGGAAACCGAGCTAATGACATGCATATTTCTTGATTCCAAACAAACATATAGATAGGGAATATATCCGCGAGTTTCAAGGGAAGGATGCACGACAAAACACAACCCTCTGTAAACCATAAGGCTGCAGCGCAACCAGCTCCCAACTGCAAGAATCGAATCAATTGCTGTTTTTAGCAAACCCCTCCAAAAGGCTGCTTCAGCGCTTCTTTCACCTCTTTCTCATAACACAACAAATGAAGGGATTTCCATAACCTCACTCGCCACTCCAAAACCTGATTTCACTAAGAAGAGGACCCTTCTTCCATCTTCTAAAATAAAACGACAACAAAATGgccaaatagaagaagaagaagaagaataagaagaagaagaaggttcaACATTTTTCATACCACTTTAGTTAAGAATTCTTGCATATCAAGAACAAATATTTGAAATGTGAGGATTGTTTTtaagaattttagaatttttatagacATTGAAGAATGCCCAAactgatattttatatatatcaaaatgcgaaagggtgttttttttttttcccttcaataaCAAACACAAGAAAACACTTCCCATTTCCTTGATCTTTGTCCTTGATACATTACCACAAGCTAACCATACAGTAAACACACATGAAACACAAAAAGAACTACATAATGACACTACAATAAGATTCATATTTCATAACCAAACAAAGACAATGAGAATAACGTTAACTCGGAAAATAAGAAGGTTCTTAAGGAAATGCACCATTTGTTGTGGGCAGATCAGACCATGAAAACGGCGAATTCCAGTAACCCAAATCCCCTCCGGTCACAGAAGCGGGTTCCAGGATCGAAGATGTAGAAGATGTAGCTGCATTGCCAATTACTGCTGATGAGTGATCAGTGTAATAATTGGCGGTTGATCTGGTCCTTTGATAAAGCTCTTGGATTCCAGTGGGGTTCAGAACTTCACCCAACAGCATGCTTTGTTGCTGTGCCTGTTGTTGAAGCAttagttgctgctgctgctgctgctgctgttgttgatgatgattttGATTGTTTCTCCAGAATGAACTGCATAGACCAATGGGAAGTTGAGTCAGCGGATCTAGGCCCCGAGTCCGCGTATTTAGTGCACCTGTCACTAGTGCTGACTGTGGCGCCATATGCGATCCAATCGTGAGCCCTTCATCCTTGATCACAGaagaattagggttagggtttgagcTAGGGTTGGGGTCCTGAGTGGCTCTCAGTAATGCCAAGAGCTGCGAATTTTGCTGTGTGGCCCACACGATGGGGTTGGGGACCGGATCATGGCTGAAACCGTTCCCTAAACTTGGATTCCCAACATCTGATGATGGTGTGGGCTTGGACTTCCCGCTGCTGGATTTCCCAGCATTTGCTACACTCGTGCTCTTGCTCTTCCGGCAGCCACCCCCGATAGGGACGTTGCGGAGGGCCCCGCCTTTCGTCCAGTAGCGCCGGCAGGTCTTGCAGAAATGGCGGGGTTGGGTAAGATTGTAGTTGTTGTAGTAACAGAACTTAGTGTTGGATGAATCACATCTTGGGCACCTTAGGTTTTGGTGatctgaagaagatgaagaagaagaagaccctTCAACAGCTCCTCCACCAATGGAGATTTTCCTCTCTTCACCTCCTCCTCCGACAAGTACTTCTCCTCCACCTCCTAAAAGCTCTTGAATCATCTTCCTTTCTTCAATCTACAACAACCAAAAACAAGAGGAGAAGatagtgattttttatttttatttttatttttcgggTGGAAAAGCCAAAGAAAGTAGGTTTTGTATTGTAGCGTATGTTAGATTTGAGAGGTGAGAATAGGACTTACCTTTGTGATTTCAGTTGGATGGTTTTATGAGGTGGTTTTATTTTTCTGTACTAGGAAGTGATGGAGTGTGGTTTTTTGTGGGTGAAAAAAGAGTAGAGGTTTTGGAGATGGGTACTTTAATATAAAGGTGATGGACAAAGAAACCGCTTATCTGTCAGTAAAAGTGGTTTGTGGATGTGGAAAGTGGTtttgaagggaaaacgcaaaggACCCTAATTTCCCTTGATTGGATAGAAGGCAAAACATGGAAACTGAAAGCACTCTTAGAGTTCTCAGAAGCAGAAACTTCATAATTCAACAGCAATTTCATTGTTTGCTTTAGAAACTATTCACTCTTAATTGCAGCATATATCCGCTTCTCCCCACATTTAATTGGAGCTGAGGCAGCGCGTGCGATGTAAATCTTTATATCGTCCACAAACGATGCatttgtgacatccactccatgcatTGTACTAGATCATATTaagtttttgaatcaagctgattttatgattttccttgAATGGATGGAAGATCATGTAAATATCACATGGGGGGCTTGCATCctgatttccactgttttctatggtgtggcccacaccaaTATGATTTTTAGACTTGTGTTCTAAGATGAACTGGCCCAACTTATGGAATGGAAatcacaaatgcatcacaatgatcTTCACAAAGCTTTTTGTTCCACACATTTTCTTGTCCAATTAAATGCAGGAAGGGAGAATGTGTTGATAGAGAGGGAATAGGGCCCTAGAGCAGTATGAAAGAATTCGGAGATTTTAAAATATGAAGATATTTACATAGAAATTTGATTAAATGACGTTATCCAGAAATATCTTGATATTTTAAAATCTcgacaatttttatttttcaccatTTGATTAgaacttaaaattattttctaatttgaAATAGATACTTTTATATACTTATTTTCAGCGAGATTTCTCTAATAAAATTGCGAGAAAAatgtcaaaatctgaaaatcttaTGAGAAATTATGGAGGGAAAATCTCTGTAACATTACTCTTGTAATAATGTTTcctataaaaatattaaaatgtcaACAGTCAAACAACAAGAGCTACTTCTCCTTGTATTTAACATATTCTCTTAGAAGAGATCatatccattttattttttttaattatttatttatgaaaACCTTATAAATTGAAATTGTTTCCCTGACTAATTTTTCTCTCAAACAGGAGAAACATAGATTTCCTGGAAATTGATGTTTTTCAAGAAGCTTTTCCACCTACTCAAACACTGACCCCATGGGAAGTTCCTGTGGTCGTAAGCTGTGTGAGGCTGCAGAGATTACCATGACAAATCTACTCTATCAATCAGTTTTACAAGATCGCAACACTACAGAATTCTAAAAATCAGCcaaattaaaaactcaggtggaccacatcaaatgaAACAGTGAGAGCAGAGACATCCAGCGTTAAAACCCTCCTGGAGCCGACCATGTTGTTTATATACCATACAAACCATTCTCAGGGCTATTACCGCTCCGATAaattgtaggcacaaatatcatgctGATATAAACTTCCGTGGTCCCGGCAAAGTTTCCAATGATGGACGGTCAATCTCTGCTGTTTCATGTGGTACGGCCTACATGTTTGAATttacctgatttttagattcctgcTGTACTGTGGTCTtgtgaaactgatggatggagtggatttgtcacaggcatatctgtgggcctcaaatagcttCCTACCAGAGGAACTTCCACAGGCATTCCACGTCCCTCAAGGTACCCCTGAGAAGAGTTAGTGGATCATATGTGTGTACGCGATGCATGTGACATTCATTGATAAAAAATGACAAAGTTATGGACTCCAGTGTCGACAGAGATGGCCGAAAATTACAGTGATTAGACAATCCTAACTGTTCATTTGTCTTTGGTGTGACACATGACCGTTTTCCTCCAGTACCGTCCATTTGATGTGATAGGACAGCTGTGATGCTTGATCATTGCAATTTTTGGAGCATGAGCCATTCACAATGGGCATGGGATTTATGATCCGGGCTACTAGTTCACCATAAACTGGTAGAAGGTTTGCAACTTGGGTTGCCCATAGAAAGAAAATTCTTTAATTGCATGTTTAAACAactagaaaataataataataataataatagtaaaactCCATTTTAAAGCTAAACCAAGTTGAAATTATATTTTCAAGCCATTTTTAAGAGATGATCAGGTAGACGACTGTATCAGAATTTATGATACATTCGTTTTTGCTAAAACATGTCTAGAATATCCAATGCATGCATGAGATGTAACACAACAAGAGGATCTCCTGAAATGAAAATCATGGCCAATCTAAGAGCGTGACACCATACCAAAATTAATGAACAGCCAATGGCGGtgtgttggtgtggcccacccaatgagtgtaTCAGCCTGATCACATATCCCCattcattttgtggcccaccttttgcacagaTTGGATATTCTATGGTTGACATGTTGGTGGGAAGAAAATGGTTGTATTGTACCTTCTCATTCTTTCTTAAAACGCCTATAACACGGCTTCAAGTCTTTTATTTTGGTCTGATATAGATATGCATGCATGATCTGATTGGTGCATTCATCTCAAAGACTACAGAAATGACCAAAATCACAGTGATACAATTATAATCCGAACCATGCAAAGAAATTGTAAAACAAAAACAATCACCgacttttcatgatatttgtacaTTGCTTTTCAATTTGTTAACATAGGTAGATCATTATCATTTTTGGTCCACGATCCATTTACTGTAGTCCtcaatgaatgaacggtttggatcatattCCCCAAACTCACGTAAGGGATCAAAAATGGGAAGATGAGATCACTTTCCCTTTAGATGGACTCCTCCCACACAAAACACACATAGTATACCTTTTTCAGCCTTTTGGCTAAGATTTAAAGTGTAGCATCTGTTCTTATGAGTTTGGTATCTGATATGCGGCCGGATGATATTAATCCAATCTCTTGTGGACGGCTCACATGTACTATTAAATGAGCTTGGTGCACACACCTAAAATGACTAAGGGTGCATATCTTCTTGGCTGACCTGGAGACTTTAGTCATTCATGGTCCAAAAATATCGCCAAAGTAGTGAGTTTCTTAAAGTTTACATAACCTGAACTTCCTGAGCATGACTTCTAAATGGGTTAGATTTGGACCACTCAAAAATAGACCCAGCCTAGGTCCAACCCAAATTAACTTGATCTATAGAGGTAAACCTCTAATATTTCAATTAGGGTTGTTAGGTTAATTGACTCATTTCCTCATCCAAgcgggctttttttttttttctttcatccaagtaGACTTAAATTGAATGTAGAtggtacacccagatccatagctcaactggcagactgagagaagatacctcgtttcaacacttgaggtcttggtatcgatccctagcgggggtggctaacatggagtgtgtgaacttacataggtgtgtactaacaagctaacccaaaataaataaataaataaataaataaattgaatgtAGATGGTTTCTCAAGTCTCATTCCTACAATTGGCCTCCTCCAACACTTGAGCCTCAATTTCCTCTTAAGAAACCATCTACATTCAAATGTAGACGATTTCTCAAGAGGAAACCGAGGTGTAAGTGGTGGGCGTGAGAGGCTATTATAAGGATGAGAATGGAGATGTAGTATTTGCATTCTATCACCACAATGTTATGGCATGGAGCACTGTTGCGGAAGTGTGGGCCCTCTCGATCGGTCTCCCTATATTTTCCTTGAGGATGTAGAAAGTGAGTCCAAAATCATGGTGAATGGGATCATTGCAAGGTTATAAAGCTCATGAGCTGTTAGAAATTGGTTGAAGGAATTGCTGAGCGTATAGCTGGGAATATAAACGAATGAGCTTTTCAGTCGTGTTCTAGGGGAAGGTAATTCAGTGACAGATGGACTGGTTTGCTAAGAGGGATAGCAAGGGGGGACCAAATAGCCTTTTCTAATCATGGAATGACTCGCCCCAAGAAgtgaaaggtgaaattttaaTAGATAAAACTTGGATTGTAAGGTCTCAAGCATGTTGATGTATACTGTTTTGGAGTTTTCTTGTTCTTGTATGGCATTTTATATCGGTTAGACTCTACTCCTGCTTGATTAGGTGTACAAGTGTTTGGCCCTATTGAAATTTTagaggtgtatatatatatatatatatatatatatatatatatatatatatatatatatatatatatatatatatatatatatatatatatataacataaaacATAAAACATACCTGCATAAGATATGTAAATGGGCCTTAATAAGAAATCTATATTAAATAGGGGAATTAAAATTTAAACCAACCTAGCTTAAGCCTGACCCAGACCTTTCTCATAGATAAAATGTTAGTGGTCTAGGTTCTCTAAATCTAGACCTGACCTAAACTCGATCCAAACCAACTTAATAAAACTGTTCTAATTGTGGATTTTCGTCTCTTGGTTTATTTCCTCTTTTCTTATCCAATTACAGCATGGTGGCGCCGATCCGTGTTCACTCAAAAAATGAATTATTCATCTTTTCAtggcatttgaaaaaaaatattgaaaCCCATTAAATTTTATACTTTTCTACCCAATCTTTTGCTGTTTCTGTTTTTCTAAACCGGAATTTTTTTTGTGAACGGTTAATAGACTAAACTCAGGCTTCTGATACAGCATTTCATTTTGTTGCCATTTTTGGCATGCTACGTTCAAATTAAAGGAAGGGTTCTTTTGTGCATATTTGAAATCTGCAGGGGGTATTTTGTAAATTAGTTTACTTTTCGTGATTCATTAATATAATGTGGGAAGAATCGAAGGGCatttgtatatggatgatttgATTAGTTTTAGTTCTCCTTTTCTAATGAATGGTCTCAAGTCCAACAGGTTGGACGTGAGGTTGCCGTCCACACAACAGAATGACTTCTAAACTGTCAtacgtgtatgacatccaacccgtccaataaaTAGTCCCTATCATGAAGATCAcaatgtgcaaaaatcagcctcatccactcAATACTTAGCTCCCACTTGTGTTTTGTCATTTATGAGTGGATGGACATTATTTTctaggatgtggcccacttattgaacaGTCAGAGTCGAATTTTGCATAAGATGATTCCCATGGTTGGGCCAACCTATTAGAatggttggatttcacacatacatGATAGATTATAAGTTATATAGTGGGGGACGGTAAATTATAATCCAGCCGGCCGGATTTGAAACCTTCTATTTTCTAATGCTATCTTGATAGTGGTGGGAGCAGCGTATATAATAGCTGGATTAGGTTAATACATAGTGGTTAGGGTTTGTAGTGATGACTAATTATATAAATCCTCAAGCCAAGGATACCTACAGCATCCATGGATCTTAATTTATACAAGTGGACCATAGtcagatgatctagaccgttgatccaaTGGGTGCCAAATGCATTGGCCAAGTTCCAAAAACGCCATCGATGTGATCATCCCAAACCATCAATTGGTAGACAAATAAGAATGGAACTATAGCAACGGTCTAGATTCAATTGAAAAGGCCATATTTGATGACCACCATATTCCAATCCAGGGTGTcatggggcatggtccatcaacCGTGAGCCCCACCTCATCAACGATATAGATCACTCACCAATGGGATTGCTTGCGGTGATTGGCAAGAGGAGGAATTATAGGATGCGCCACACCGGGCATTCATACACATTACCTTACGAAATGACAAGCAAGGCACATACTTTGATAATCAAGACCATTGTTCCGATGGTCCATCCATCATTACGTTTTATGATTGAAATATCCTGACCACCAATCCCTGTATCTTCATCATCTGAATGTGAATCTATTCTCAACCGTCCATTCGTGAACTACAGATAACAAAAGCTACGATTGTCCTGTCAAGGAGATTTTCTAGTAATAGTCCATCCACGGTTGGATGCAACAGATTATTGTACCATtctaccaaaccatgggccccactagccaGAAATGGAAAGGCGTATAAAGCGTGAGAAACCTAGGGCCGTGCATCGTATGATTTCTATTGTCCGGGAAGATGCCCGTTCAAAGACAATGATTACTACTTCAAGGAGAAGGCTCATGACATGGAAATACGTGTAAAGTCGATGTCCCATGTATAAAAGGCGCTGCCGAAACTTATGGCTTGAATTCGGTCATCCCCACATAAACAAGATGATTACTCCCACTCGTGTGGTCTACAATCACCCAAGTATCCTTCTAGCACGAGGGCTCATCCACACGTGTAAGTGCATGATGTGAACATGCACTAGTATGAGGGCTTATTTACACGTGTTATTTCATGCATGTGAGCATATAGATGAGTGTGCACTCTTTCGCACGTGATTGCATGCTTGCATGCACGGATGGTACTGTGAATGTTACTCCAGAGCGTTTTGTGATGGCGACGATTGTTACGACGCATAAAAACATCGGACTGAGATTCGGTACTGACGCCTCCAGTGCCGAGATCACGGTATTGGTcgatgctgtgggccccaccatgatgtatttgttttttctatgccgtctatccatttttacagctcattttagggcatgaaccaaaaaatgaggtagatctaactctcaggtggaccacaccataggaaacagtagtgtttgaacacccaccatttaaaaattcctgggggccacgaaagttttggatcaaactgatatttgtgtttcccttcctcCAAATTTGTACgactgtacgacctaatcaaagggttgaatggcaaataaacattacagaggcCCCAGgaaattttaacggtgggtgttcaagaACCACTGTTtccaacggtgtggcccacctgacagttGGATCagactcatttttttttttttttacctattGCCTCAGAATGAGCTGGCAAGATGGATAGAggataaaacgtatacatcattgtggggcccacagcaccaaCCTGTACTGATGGCACTGGAGGGGTCACCCTACCGAATCCGAATCCAAAAATATCAGGCCCACCAGAAAACTAACGGGCTGGATATATTGACCGTTAGTGTCATAACATGGTTTTCTTTCAAAGGCCTGGATTAAAGTTTATGAGTTAAGAGTCCATCTTGCGTCTGTTGCATGCGTAGTCCCATAGCCCCCCACCTGCTAAGATGATCTGTTGACTTGAACCGCCCATTTTATTTTCCGGTTAAGTATAGTAAATAATCCATTATCCTAAGTGATATAGGTAAACAGCGATGATCCTAAAAGTTGATTTATGAAGTTGAATCTGAGCAATTGAAAATCTTTGATGATCCTAAAAGTTGATTTATGAAGTTGAATCTGAGCAATTGAAAATCTTCTTTTAAAAGCTGCGAATCCACATACACCTAACAATGGCAGAATCCTTAGGTGGgatgatccatatctcaagtggtagattgagagAAGATACCTCGTGTCAACACTTGAGGTCATGGTATCGGTTCCCTGGTggtggtggctaacagtggagtgtggactAATGGTGGGATGTGTGCCAACAAGCTaacccaataataataataataataaattatggcAACATGTGTCAGAACAAATGGAAGATGAAACCCTTGACGATGTTGGGaactgcggaagcacacagagtgGACTCAAGTAAGGTACTTACCAATTTGAACAAGTTTTGAATCTCATTCAAATTATatttatgcccttgaacccttaagaatattttagaaagccttaatacACCATA contains:
- the LOC131229415 gene encoding dof zinc finger protein DOF1.2-like yields the protein MIQELLGGGGEVLVGGGGEERKISIGGGAVEGSSSSSSSSDHQNLRCPRCDSSNTKFCYYNNYNLTQPRHFCKTCRRYWTKGGALRNVPIGGGCRKSKSTSVANAGKSSSGKSKPTPSSDVGNPSLGNGFSHDPVPNPIVWATQQNSQLLALLRATQDPNPSSNPNPNSSVIKDEGLTIGSHMAPQSALVTGALNTRTRGLDPLTQLPIGLCSSFWRNNQNHHQQQQQQQQQQLMLQQQAQQQSMLLGEVLNPTGIQELYQRTRSTANYYTDHSSAVIGNAATSSTSSILEPASVTGGDLGYWNSPFSWSDLPTTNGAFP